A genomic region of Melanotaenia boesemani isolate fMelBoe1 chromosome 13, fMelBoe1.pri, whole genome shotgun sequence contains the following coding sequences:
- the LOC121651264 gene encoding deoxynucleoside triphosphate triphosphohydrolase SAMHD1-like isoform X2 produces MTQEKPDGKIFNDSIHGHIVLRPLLVRIIDTPQFQRLRNIKQLGGAYFVYPGASHNRFEHSIGVGYLGGEFVKSLQSRQPELNIDDRDILCVEIAGLCHDLGHGPFSHLYDRMFIPKACRGIKWKHENASIKMFDHLVEVNKLEEMSDDKDGQSLKEDRVFIKELILGHPLESPELNTSSTPWPYKGRNEEKSFLYEIVANKLNGIDVDKFDYFARDCHHLGMKNNFDHRRLFKFARVCEYNKRRHICFRDKEVGNLYDMFYTRNLLHRRAYQHKVNKNIEIMITDALLKADPYIKIQGSDKKKFTLSKAIHDMEAYTKLTDQVLEKITNPDFEEQKEAMKDANKIVQRIFSRKLYKFLGEAKKQEEQPGKQMEVKIPEATTESLKEKLREGEGRPDQEIFEVVVVTLDYGMKDKDPIKNTYFYKKSDHKIAFTLSRDKVSKLLPERFSEQIIRVYWKSDEGSSEAKKRYMSWCEDNGFKHDQ; encoded by the exons ATGACGCAGGAAAAGCCTGATGGCAAG ATATTTAATGATTCCATCCACGGCCACATAGTGTTACGCCCACTTCTTGTCAGAATCATCGACACACCTCAGTTCCAGAGACTACGAAACATCAAGCAGCTTGGGGGCGCTTATTTTGTCTACCCAGGAGCATCTCACAACCGCTTTGAACATTCAATTGG CGTGGGGTACTTAGGAGGAGAATTTGTAAAATCTCTACAGTCGAGGCAACCAGAACTCAATATCGATGACAGAGACATCCTTTGTGTGGAGATTGCAGGTCTTTGCCATGACCTTG GGCATGGACCCTTTTCTCACCTGTATGATAGGATGTTTATCCCTAAAGCCTGCAGAGGAATAAAGTGGAAG CATGAGAATGCCTCTATTAAAATGTTTGATCACCTGGTGGAAGTCAATAAATTGGAGGAAATGAGTGATGATAAAGATGGACAATCGCTGAAAGAAGACCGAGTCTTTATCAAGGAGTTAATTCTTGGACATCCTCTGGAATCTCCAGAATTAAATACT TCATCTACACCGTGGCCATACAAAGGACGAAACGAGGAGAAATCTTTCCTCTATGAAATCGTTGCCAACAAGCTAAATGGGATTGATGTGGACAAGTTTGACTACTTTGCCAG GGACTGTCACCACCTCGGCATGAAGAACAATTTTGACCATCGGCGATTATTCAAGTTTGCCAGGGTGTGCGAGTATAACAAACGGAGACACATCTGCTTCAGAGACAAG GAGGTGGGAAATCTGTATGACATGTTCTACACAAGGAACCTCCTGCACAGAAGAGCCTACCAGCACAAAGTAAACAAGAACATCGAAATTAT GATTACAGATGCCCTCTTAAAAGCAGATCCCTACATTAAGATCCAAGGATCTGATAAGAAGAAATTCACTCTCTCTAAAGCCATACATGACATGGAGGCCTACACCAAGCTGACAG aTCAAGTGTTAGAAAAAATAACCAACCCAGATTTCGAGGAGCAAAAGGAAGCAATGAAGGATGCAAATAAAATTGTACAGAGGATCTTCTCTCGAAAACTGTACAAGTTTTTGGGTGAAGCCAAG AAGCAAGAGGAACAGCCAGGAAAGCAAATGGAAGTGAAAATACCAGAG GCTACAACTGAAAGCTTGAAAGAGAAACTGAGAGAGGGGGAAGGTCGACCAGACCAAGAAATCTTTGAAGTTGTT GTTGTCACTTTGGACTATGGGATGAAAGACAAGGATCCCATCAAGAACACCTACTTCTACAAAAAGAGTGACCATAAGATAGCATTCACATTGTCCAGGGATAAG GTGTCCAAGCTTCTGCCAGAACGCTTTTCTGAGCAGATCATCAGGGTCTACTGGAAGAGCGACGAAGGGAGTTCAGAAGCTAAGAAGCGCTATATGTCATGGTGTGAGGACAATGGCTTTAAG CATGACCAGTAA
- the LOC121651264 gene encoding deoxynucleoside triphosphate triphosphohydrolase SAMHD1-like isoform X1 — MTQEKPDGKIFNDSIHGHIVLRPLLVRIIDTPQFQRLRNIKQLGGAYFVYPGASHNRFEHSIGVGYLGGEFVKSLQSRQPELNIDDRDILCVEIAGLCHDLGHGPFSHLYDRMFIPKACRGIKWKHENASIKMFDHLVEVNKLEEMSDDKDGQSLKEDRVFIKELILGHPLESPELNTSSTPWPYKGRNEEKSFLYEIVANKLNGIDVDKFDYFARDCHHLGMKNNFDHRRLFKFARVCEYNKRRHICFRDKEVGNLYDMFYTRNLLHRRAYQHKVNKNIEIMITDALLKADPYIKIQGSDKKKFTLSKAIHDMEAYTKLTDQVLEKITNPDFEEQKEAMKDANKIVQRIFSRKLYKFLGEAKKQEEQPGKQMEVKIPEATTESLKEKLREGEGRPDQEIFEVVVVTLDYGMKDKDPIKNTYFYKKSDHKIAFTLSRDKVSKLLPERFSEQIIRVYWKSDEGSSEAKKRYMSWCEDNGFKVILRNDM, encoded by the exons ATGACGCAGGAAAAGCCTGATGGCAAG ATATTTAATGATTCCATCCACGGCCACATAGTGTTACGCCCACTTCTTGTCAGAATCATCGACACACCTCAGTTCCAGAGACTACGAAACATCAAGCAGCTTGGGGGCGCTTATTTTGTCTACCCAGGAGCATCTCACAACCGCTTTGAACATTCAATTGG CGTGGGGTACTTAGGAGGAGAATTTGTAAAATCTCTACAGTCGAGGCAACCAGAACTCAATATCGATGACAGAGACATCCTTTGTGTGGAGATTGCAGGTCTTTGCCATGACCTTG GGCATGGACCCTTTTCTCACCTGTATGATAGGATGTTTATCCCTAAAGCCTGCAGAGGAATAAAGTGGAAG CATGAGAATGCCTCTATTAAAATGTTTGATCACCTGGTGGAAGTCAATAAATTGGAGGAAATGAGTGATGATAAAGATGGACAATCGCTGAAAGAAGACCGAGTCTTTATCAAGGAGTTAATTCTTGGACATCCTCTGGAATCTCCAGAATTAAATACT TCATCTACACCGTGGCCATACAAAGGACGAAACGAGGAGAAATCTTTCCTCTATGAAATCGTTGCCAACAAGCTAAATGGGATTGATGTGGACAAGTTTGACTACTTTGCCAG GGACTGTCACCACCTCGGCATGAAGAACAATTTTGACCATCGGCGATTATTCAAGTTTGCCAGGGTGTGCGAGTATAACAAACGGAGACACATCTGCTTCAGAGACAAG GAGGTGGGAAATCTGTATGACATGTTCTACACAAGGAACCTCCTGCACAGAAGAGCCTACCAGCACAAAGTAAACAAGAACATCGAAATTAT GATTACAGATGCCCTCTTAAAAGCAGATCCCTACATTAAGATCCAAGGATCTGATAAGAAGAAATTCACTCTCTCTAAAGCCATACATGACATGGAGGCCTACACCAAGCTGACAG aTCAAGTGTTAGAAAAAATAACCAACCCAGATTTCGAGGAGCAAAAGGAAGCAATGAAGGATGCAAATAAAATTGTACAGAGGATCTTCTCTCGAAAACTGTACAAGTTTTTGGGTGAAGCCAAG AAGCAAGAGGAACAGCCAGGAAAGCAAATGGAAGTGAAAATACCAGAG GCTACAACTGAAAGCTTGAAAGAGAAACTGAGAGAGGGGGAAGGTCGACCAGACCAAGAAATCTTTGAAGTTGTT GTTGTCACTTTGGACTATGGGATGAAAGACAAGGATCCCATCAAGAACACCTACTTCTACAAAAAGAGTGACCATAAGATAGCATTCACATTGTCCAGGGATAAG GTGTCCAAGCTTCTGCCAGAACGCTTTTCTGAGCAGATCATCAGGGTCTACTGGAAGAGCGACGAAGGGAGTTCAGAAGCTAAGAAGCGCTATATGTCATGGTGTGAGGACAATGGCTTTAAGGTAATATTAAGGAATGATatgtaa
- the LOC121652403 gene encoding bone morphogenetic protein receptor type-2-like: MLWWQLVLAVESLFTCISQQSSIPKRKCVYQVPHERNHEFIDAGIVSGSMHLCENTDCCLGVYMIKNGQRKVDILACNIVQKSCPDATCTEQSLGKNVLISCVCNTDFCNSNITWTPESKQSPSTDSYFADKTMKTAVVVILLLTGVIIIAITWTSIHNDNQDGEENQPSSCHDYNIQPLHSCQSQTSENDISGIELLQVVSQGHFASVFQGKYKGSEVAVKVFTAGWKQKFTTEKDIYELLKMKHSGIIRFLGTGRKPDDNSCFIVLEYAEYGSLHSFLCKHTTSWMQSLKLCQSLSQGLSYLHSDLHSNDAYKPPVAHRDLSSNNVLVKTDGTCALCDFGCSTILHSCSGPTNMTVRHSGGNNNQGQDQLGTLNYMPPEILEGSVNLNSSFFLMQGDIYALSLVLWEIWMRCSDLFKGGIVPQHMLPYELELEANVTQERLIFHVSEENNRPSIPQYWHLLPQGSVLKEILTDCWDHDADARLTAHCVAERLLSLKPSYSP, encoded by the exons ATGCTGTGGTGGCAGCTGGTTCTGGCTGTAG AAAGCCTTTTTACATGCATCTCCCAGCAGTCTTCAATTCcaaagagaaaatgtgtttatcaAGTGCCCCACGAAAGGAACCATGAATTTATTGATGCTGGCATTGTGAGCGGATCCATGCATCTCTGTGAAAACACAGACTGCTGTTTGGGTGTTTACATGATCAAAAATGGCCAGCGAAAGGTTGATATCCTTG CTTGTAATATTGTACAGAAGTCTTGCCCAGATGCAACCTGCACAGAGCAATCGTTGGGCAAAAACGTCCTCATTAGCTGTGTGTGCAATACAGACTTCTGTAACAGCAACATTACGTGGACTCCAGAGTCAAAACAGTCTCCAAGCACTGACTCCTATTTTGCAG ATAAAACCATGAAAACTGCTGTTGTGGTGATTCTGCTTCTCACTGGCGTCATAATTATTGCCATCACATGGACAAGTATCCATAATGACAACCAAGATGGAG AGGAGAATCAACCATCATCCTGCCATGATTACAACATTCAACCGTTACATTCATGTCAATCACAAACTTCAGAGAATGACATTAGTGGCATTGAACTCCTGCAG GTTGTAAGCCAAGGACATTTTGCAAGTGTTTTTCAAGGAAAATACAAAGGATCTGAGGTGGCTGTGAAAGTGTTCACTGCTGGCTGGAAACAAAAATTTACCACAGAGAAAGATATTTATGAACTCCTAAAGATGAAACATAGTGGGATTATTCGCTTCCTGGGCACTGGGAGGAAACCAGATGATAATAGCTGTTTCATTGTGCTGGAGTATGCTGAATAC GGTTCTCTCCATTCCTTTCTGTGTAAACACACCACCAGCTGGATGCAGTCACTGAAGTTGTGCCAGTCCTTATCACAGGGACTTTCCTATCTCCACTCTGACCTCCACAGCAATG ATGCATACAAACCTCCTGTGGCTCACAGAGACCTTAGCAGCAACAATGTGCTGGTCAAAACAGACGGCACTTGTGCTCTGTGTGATTTTGGATGCTCCACCATCCTCCATTCTTGTTCAGGACCTACAAACATGACAGTGAGACATTCTGGTGGGAACAACAATCAG GGTCAGGATCAGCTTGGCACGCTGAACTACATGCCCCCTGAGATCCTGGAAGGCTCTGTAAACCTCAACAGCAGCTTCTTCCTCATGCAGGGGGATATCTATGCCTTGAGTCTGGTATTGTGGGAGATCTGGATGCGCTGCTCTGATTTATTCAAGG GTGGCATTGTTCCACAGCATATGTTGCCTTATGAGCTTGAGCTAGAAGCCAATGTCACACAGGAGAGACTCATCTTTCATGTGTCTGAGGAAAACAACAGACCCTCCATACCTCAATACTGGCATCTACTACCACAG GGATCTGTGCTGAAGGAGATCCTGACAGACTGTTGGGACCATGACGCCGATGCTCGACTGACAGCCCACTGTGTTGCAGAAAGATTACTATCTCTTAAGCCTTCTTACTCACCATGA